The following coding sequences lie in one Carcharodon carcharias isolate sCarCar2 chromosome 5, sCarCar2.pri, whole genome shotgun sequence genomic window:
- the eef1a1a gene encoding elongation factor 1-alpha 1a isoform X1, with the protein MGKEKIHINIVVIGHVDSGKSTTTGHLIYKCGGIDKRTIEKFEKEAAEMGKGSFKYAWVLDKLKAERERGITIDISLWKFETSKYYITIIDAPGHRDFIKNMITGTSQADCAVLIVAAGVGEFEAGISKNGQTREHALLAYTLGVKQLIVGVNKMDSTEPPYSQKRYEEIVKEVSTYIKKIGYNPDTVAFVPISGWHGDNMLEASANMTWFKGWKINRKEGNANGVTLLEALDSILPPQRPTEKPLRLPLQDVYKIGGIGTVPVGRVETGILKPGMVVTFAPVNVTTEVKSVEMHHEALTEAMPGDNVGFNVKNVSVKDVRRGNVAGDSKNDPPMEAANFTSQVIILNHPGQIAAGYAPVLDCHTAHIACKFAELKEKIDRRSGKKLEDNPKSLKSGDAAIVEMIPGKPMCVESFSEYPPLGRFAVRDMRQTVAVGVIKAVERKATGAGKVTKSAQKAQKSR; encoded by the exons ATGGGTAAGGAAAAGATCCACATCAACATTGTTGTGATTGGCCATGTGGATTCTGGCAAGTCCACCACCACTGGCCACTTGATCTACAAATGTGGTGGCATTGACAAGAGAACCATCGAGAAGTTTGAGAAGGAAGCTGCTGAG ATGGGCAAGGGTTCCTTCAAGTATGCCTGGGTTTTGGACAAGTTGAAGGCCGAACGTGAACGTGGTATTACTATTGATATTTCTCTCTGGAAATTTGAAACCAGCAAGTATTATATTACCATTATTGATGCTCCTGGGCATAGGGATTTCATTAAGAACATGATTACTGGTACTTCTCAG GCTGATTGTGCTGTTTTGATTGTTGCGGCTGGTGTTGGTGAATTTGAAGCTGGCATATCTAAGAATGGCCAGACTCGGGAGCATGCCCTGCTAGCCTACACTCTGGGTGTGAAGCAGCTCATTGTTGGAGTGAATAAGATGGATTCTACTGAACCCCCATATAGCCAGAAGAGATATGAAGAGATTGTCAAGGAAGTCAGTACTTATATCAAGAAAATTGGTTACAATCCGGACACTGTGGCATTTGTACCAATCTCTGGCTGGCATGGTGACAACATGCTGGAGGCTAGTGCTAAC atgaCTTGGTTCAAAGGTTGGAAGATCAATCGTAAGGAGGGTAATGCTAATGGAGTTACTCTATTGGAGGCTCTGGACTCTATCTTGCCACCACAACGACCAACAGAAAAGCCTCTTCGCCTTCCTCTACAAGATGTCTACAAAATTGGTG GCATTGGCACTGTACCAGTGGGCCGTGTTGAAACTGGTATTCTGAAACCTGGAATGGTAGTAACCTTTGCACCTGTTAATGTGACAACAGAAGTAAAGTCTGTTGAGATGCATCACGAAGCCCTGACTGAAGCTATGCCTGGTGACAATGTTGGTTTCAATGTCAAAAATGTGTCTGTAAAAGATGTCCGCCGTGGCAATGTTGCTGGGGATAGCAAGAATGATCCACCAATGGAAGCTGCCAACTTCACTTCACAA GTAATCATCTTGAACCACCCAGGACAGATTGCTGCTGGCTATGCTCCTGTCTTGGATTGCCATACTGCTCACATAGCTTGCAAGTTTGCTGAGTTAAAGGAGAAGATTGACCGTCGCTCTGGAAAGAAGTTAGAAGATAACCCCAAGTCCCTGAAGTCTGGCGATGCTGCCATTGTTGAAATGATTCCTGGAAAGCCCATGTGTGTTGAGAGCTTCTCTGAGTATCCACCTCTGG GTCGTTTTGCAGTTCGTGACATGAGACAGACTGTGGCAGTTGGTGTCATCAAAGCTGTTGAGAGGAAGGCTACTGGTGCTGGCAAAGTCACCAAGTCTGCCCAGAAGGCTCAGAAAAGCAGATGA
- the eef1a1a gene encoding elongation factor 1-alpha 1a isoform X2, which produces MGKGSFKYAWVLDKLKAERERGITIDISLWKFETSKYYITIIDAPGHRDFIKNMITGTSQADCAVLIVAAGVGEFEAGISKNGQTREHALLAYTLGVKQLIVGVNKMDSTEPPYSQKRYEEIVKEVSTYIKKIGYNPDTVAFVPISGWHGDNMLEASANMTWFKGWKINRKEGNANGVTLLEALDSILPPQRPTEKPLRLPLQDVYKIGGIGTVPVGRVETGILKPGMVVTFAPVNVTTEVKSVEMHHEALTEAMPGDNVGFNVKNVSVKDVRRGNVAGDSKNDPPMEAANFTSQVIILNHPGQIAAGYAPVLDCHTAHIACKFAELKEKIDRRSGKKLEDNPKSLKSGDAAIVEMIPGKPMCVESFSEYPPLGRFAVRDMRQTVAVGVIKAVERKATGAGKVTKSAQKAQKSR; this is translated from the exons ATGGGCAAGGGTTCCTTCAAGTATGCCTGGGTTTTGGACAAGTTGAAGGCCGAACGTGAACGTGGTATTACTATTGATATTTCTCTCTGGAAATTTGAAACCAGCAAGTATTATATTACCATTATTGATGCTCCTGGGCATAGGGATTTCATTAAGAACATGATTACTGGTACTTCTCAG GCTGATTGTGCTGTTTTGATTGTTGCGGCTGGTGTTGGTGAATTTGAAGCTGGCATATCTAAGAATGGCCAGACTCGGGAGCATGCCCTGCTAGCCTACACTCTGGGTGTGAAGCAGCTCATTGTTGGAGTGAATAAGATGGATTCTACTGAACCCCCATATAGCCAGAAGAGATATGAAGAGATTGTCAAGGAAGTCAGTACTTATATCAAGAAAATTGGTTACAATCCGGACACTGTGGCATTTGTACCAATCTCTGGCTGGCATGGTGACAACATGCTGGAGGCTAGTGCTAAC atgaCTTGGTTCAAAGGTTGGAAGATCAATCGTAAGGAGGGTAATGCTAATGGAGTTACTCTATTGGAGGCTCTGGACTCTATCTTGCCACCACAACGACCAACAGAAAAGCCTCTTCGCCTTCCTCTACAAGATGTCTACAAAATTGGTG GCATTGGCACTGTACCAGTGGGCCGTGTTGAAACTGGTATTCTGAAACCTGGAATGGTAGTAACCTTTGCACCTGTTAATGTGACAACAGAAGTAAAGTCTGTTGAGATGCATCACGAAGCCCTGACTGAAGCTATGCCTGGTGACAATGTTGGTTTCAATGTCAAAAATGTGTCTGTAAAAGATGTCCGCCGTGGCAATGTTGCTGGGGATAGCAAGAATGATCCACCAATGGAAGCTGCCAACTTCACTTCACAA GTAATCATCTTGAACCACCCAGGACAGATTGCTGCTGGCTATGCTCCTGTCTTGGATTGCCATACTGCTCACATAGCTTGCAAGTTTGCTGAGTTAAAGGAGAAGATTGACCGTCGCTCTGGAAAGAAGTTAGAAGATAACCCCAAGTCCCTGAAGTCTGGCGATGCTGCCATTGTTGAAATGATTCCTGGAAAGCCCATGTGTGTTGAGAGCTTCTCTGAGTATCCACCTCTGG GTCGTTTTGCAGTTCGTGACATGAGACAGACTGTGGCAGTTGGTGTCATCAAAGCTGTTGAGAGGAAGGCTACTGGTGCTGGCAAAGTCACCAAGTCTGCCCAGAAGGCTCAGAAAAGCAGATGA